A single region of the Cronobacter condimenti 1330 genome encodes:
- the crtY gene encoding lycopene beta-cyclase CrtY: protein MTPQWDLILAGGGLANGLIALRLRALAPSLKVLLLEAGEQPGGNHTWSFHGDDITPTQHAWLAPLVAHRWDGYEVRFPALTRTLDGGYYSVTSGRFAEVLTHTLGDKLWCNAPVAALTPDTVTLADGRTLHARAVLDGRGWQTSPHLTVGQQAFLGQQWKLAAPHGLTRPVLMDATVAQQGGYRFVYTLPLTPDTLLIEDTHYIDSATLDPARARDNIASYARTHGWALTTLEREEYGNLPITLTGAPQAFWREAQGIARSGLRAGLFHATTGYSLPHAAALADSIAAKPPETAQALYALTAGYAQRQWRRQRFFRLLNRMLFLAGKPDRRWQVMQRFYGLNAGLIARFYAGRLTPLDMARLLTGKPPVPVGEALQAVLKQTPRLRAFHHD from the coding sequence ATGACGCCACAATGGGATCTTATTCTCGCAGGCGGTGGCCTCGCGAACGGGCTTATCGCCCTGCGTCTGCGCGCGCTCGCCCCTTCGCTGAAAGTACTGCTGCTGGAGGCAGGCGAACAGCCCGGCGGCAACCACACCTGGTCGTTTCATGGCGATGACATCACGCCCACGCAACACGCCTGGCTTGCGCCACTGGTGGCGCACCGCTGGGACGGTTATGAGGTGCGCTTCCCGGCGCTGACGCGCACACTTGATGGCGGCTATTACAGCGTGACGTCCGGGCGTTTTGCCGAAGTCTTAACTCACACGCTCGGCGACAAGCTCTGGTGTAACGCGCCTGTCGCCGCCCTCACACCTGACACCGTGACGCTGGCGGACGGGCGCACATTGCATGCCCGCGCGGTGCTTGATGGCCGCGGCTGGCAGACAAGCCCGCACCTGACGGTGGGCCAGCAGGCGTTTCTCGGCCAACAGTGGAAGCTCGCGGCGCCCCACGGCCTGACGCGACCTGTGCTGATGGACGCCACTGTGGCGCAGCAAGGCGGCTACCGGTTTGTCTATACGCTGCCGCTCACGCCCGACACGCTGCTGATTGAAGATACGCACTATATCGACAGCGCGACGCTTGATCCGGCGCGGGCGCGCGACAACATCGCCAGCTACGCCCGCACACACGGCTGGGCGCTTACAACGCTTGAGCGTGAAGAGTACGGCAATCTGCCGATTACGCTCACGGGCGCGCCGCAGGCGTTCTGGCGCGAGGCGCAGGGCATAGCGCGCAGCGGTCTGCGCGCCGGACTGTTTCATGCCACGACCGGTTATTCACTGCCGCACGCGGCGGCGCTTGCTGACAGTATCGCCGCAAAGCCGCCTGAAACCGCTCAGGCGTTATATGCCCTGACGGCGGGCTACGCGCAGCGCCAGTGGCGGCGTCAGCGCTTTTTCCGGCTGCTGAACCGCATGCTGTTTCTGGCGGGCAAACCAGACCGCCGCTGGCAGGTCATGCAGCGCTTTTATGGATTAAATGCGGGGCTTATCGCCAGGTTTTACGCCGGACGACTGACCCCATTGGATATGGCGCGGCTGCTGACAGGCAAACCCCCGGTACCGGTGGGCGAAGCCTTGCAGGCCGTGCTTAAGCAAACACCCCGGCTGCGAGCGTTTCATCATGACTAA
- a CDS encoding phytoene desaturase, whose amino-acid sequence MTKTVVIGSGFGGLALAIRLQAAGTPVLLLEQRDKPGGRAYVYEDQGFTFDAGPTVITDPSAIEELFTLAGKNIADYVDLLPVAPFYRLCWENGQVFNYDNDQASLEAQIARFNPRDVEGYRRFLAYSQAVFKEGYLKLGAVPFLSFRDMLRAGPQLARLQAWRSVYGMVSKYIENEHLRQAFSFHSLLVGGNPFATSSIYTLIHALERQWGVWFARGGTGALVNGLTKLFTDLGGEIELNAQVTRLDTQGDRICGVTLADGRHIPARAVASNADVVHTYNNLLGHHPRGVAQAASLRRKRMSNSLFVLYFGLNHHHSQLAHHTVCFGPRYKELIEDIFTRDSLAEDFSLYLHAPCVTDPSLAPPGCGSYYVLAPVPHLGTANLNWDVEGPRLRDRIFAYLEQHYMPGLREQLVTHRMFTPFDFRDQLGAYQGSAFSVEPILTQSAWFRPHNRDSRIDNLYLVGAGTHPGAGIPGVIGSAKATAGLMLEDTHAR is encoded by the coding sequence ATGACTAAAACTGTTGTTATCGGGTCCGGCTTTGGTGGCCTGGCCCTGGCTATCCGCTTACAGGCGGCTGGCACGCCTGTTTTGCTGCTCGAGCAGCGCGATAAACCCGGCGGACGGGCCTATGTTTACGAAGATCAGGGTTTCACCTTCGACGCCGGTCCCACCGTCATTACCGACCCTTCGGCTATCGAGGAGTTGTTTACCCTTGCCGGGAAAAATATCGCCGATTACGTCGATCTGCTGCCCGTAGCGCCCTTCTACCGGCTTTGCTGGGAAAACGGCCAGGTCTTTAATTACGATAACGATCAGGCAAGCCTGGAGGCGCAGATCGCGCGTTTTAACCCGCGCGACGTCGAAGGTTATCGCCGGTTCCTCGCCTATTCACAGGCGGTATTTAAAGAAGGCTATCTGAAACTTGGCGCGGTGCCGTTTTTATCGTTTCGCGATATGTTGCGCGCCGGGCCACAACTGGCGCGCCTGCAGGCATGGCGCAGCGTCTACGGCATGGTGTCGAAATACATCGAAAACGAGCATCTGCGCCAGGCCTTCTCATTCCACTCGTTGCTGGTAGGCGGTAACCCGTTTGCGACCTCGTCCATCTATACGCTTATTCATGCGCTGGAGCGCCAGTGGGGCGTCTGGTTCGCTCGCGGCGGCACCGGCGCGCTGGTTAACGGGCTGACGAAACTCTTTACCGATCTGGGCGGCGAGATCGAACTCAACGCGCAGGTCACACGTCTCGATACCCAGGGCGATAGGATCTGCGGCGTCACGCTTGCGGATGGACGCCACATCCCGGCTCGCGCCGTGGCCTCAAACGCCGACGTGGTGCATACTTACAACAATCTGCTCGGCCATCATCCACGCGGCGTGGCACAGGCAGCGTCGCTGCGCCGCAAACGCATGAGCAACTCACTGTTTGTGCTCTATTTTGGCCTCAATCATCACCACAGCCAGCTTGCGCACCACACGGTCTGTTTCGGGCCGCGCTACAAAGAGCTGATTGAAGATATCTTCACGCGCGACTCGCTGGCAGAGGATTTCTCGCTCTACCTGCATGCGCCCTGCGTGACCGACCCGTCACTCGCACCGCCAGGCTGTGGCAGCTATTACGTGCTGGCCCCGGTGCCGCATCTTGGCACCGCTAATCTGAACTGGGATGTCGAAGGCCCGCGCCTGCGCGATCGTATATTCGCTTATCTGGAGCAGCACTATATGCCAGGCCTGCGCGAGCAACTGGTAACGCACCGCATGTTTACGCCGTTCGATTTCCGCGACCAGCTCGGCGCGTATCAGGGGTCGGCGTTCTCGGTAGAACCCATCCTCACGCAAAGCGCCTGGTTTCGCCCGCACAACCGCGACAGCCGTATCGACAACCTCTATCTGGTCGGCGCGGGTACACACCCCGGCGCGGGCATTCCCGGCGTTATCGGCTCAGCAAAAGCCACCGCCGGGTTGATGCTGGAGGACACGCATGCGCGATAA
- the crtB gene encoding 15-cis-phytoene synthase CrtB, which translates to MRDKPLLTHATETIEAGSKSFATASKLFDAQTRRSALMLYAWCRHCDDVTDGQVLGFRAPSAATETPQARINMLRELTLEAYAGKAMTEPNFAAFQEVALQHQIPPALALDHLEGFAMDVRDERYRTFDDTLRYCYHVAGVVGLMMARVMGVRDEAVLDRACDLGLAFQLTNIARDIVEDAAIGRCYLPDEWLFQEGLSRETLAAREHRSQIARLAARLVDEAEPYYASARAGLAGLPLRSAWAIATAHGVYREIGVKVKRAGVNAWDSRQGTSKAEKLALLAKGATMALSSRGATSTPRPLTLWQRPHAQDDRYAHATPPAA; encoded by the coding sequence ATGCGCGATAAACCGCTGCTGACGCACGCCACCGAAACCATTGAAGCCGGTTCGAAAAGCTTCGCCACCGCCTCGAAACTCTTTGATGCGCAGACGCGGCGCAGCGCGCTGATGCTCTATGCGTGGTGTCGCCACTGCGACGACGTGACCGACGGTCAGGTGCTCGGGTTTCGCGCGCCGTCAGCCGCCACAGAGACGCCCCAGGCGCGCATCAATATGCTGCGCGAGTTAACGCTTGAGGCCTACGCGGGCAAAGCGATGACGGAGCCGAATTTCGCCGCGTTTCAGGAGGTCGCGTTACAGCATCAGATCCCGCCTGCGCTTGCTCTCGATCATCTGGAAGGCTTCGCAATGGACGTGCGTGACGAACGCTACCGCACGTTTGATGACACCCTACGTTACTGCTATCACGTAGCAGGCGTGGTGGGCCTGATGATGGCGCGCGTCATGGGCGTGCGCGATGAGGCGGTGCTGGATCGCGCCTGCGATCTGGGCCTCGCGTTTCAGCTTACTAATATTGCGCGGGATATTGTCGAGGATGCCGCCATCGGGCGCTGTTATCTGCCGGACGAGTGGTTGTTTCAGGAAGGGCTGAGTCGCGAGACGCTGGCGGCCCGCGAGCATCGTTCGCAGATTGCGCGCCTTGCCGCCCGCCTCGTGGACGAAGCGGAGCCGTATTACGCCTCGGCACGCGCCGGGCTGGCGGGCCTGCCGCTGCGCAGCGCCTGGGCTATCGCCACCGCGCACGGCGTATACCGGGAGATTGGGGTGAAAGTAAAACGCGCGGGCGTCAACGCGTGGGATTCGCGTCAGGGCACCAGCAAAGCCGAAAAGCTGGCCCTGCTGGCCAAAGGCGCCACGATGGCGCTTAGTTCTCGCGGCGCGACTTCGACGCCTCGTCCGTTGACGCTCTGGCAGCGTCCGCACGCGCAGGACGACCGTTACGCTCACGCAACACCGCCTGCAGCTTAG
- a CDS encoding sterol desaturase family protein, whose product MTVLYNVAIVLLTVAMMEILATLTHKYVMHGWGWGWHLSHHTPRKGWFEVNDLYAVVFAGVAILLIALGAGGHWPLQWIGAGMTLYGALYFIAHDGLVHQRWPFRYVPRRGYLKRLYMAHRLHHAVRGREGCVSFGFLYAPPVAKLQAVLRERNGRPARADAARASTDEASKSRREN is encoded by the coding sequence ATGACGGTGCTGTATAACGTGGCGATTGTGTTACTGACGGTCGCTATGATGGAGATACTGGCGACACTGACGCATAAATATGTCATGCACGGTTGGGGATGGGGCTGGCACCTTTCCCACCACACGCCGCGCAAAGGCTGGTTTGAAGTCAATGATCTCTACGCTGTGGTGTTCGCTGGCGTGGCGATTTTGCTTATCGCGCTCGGCGCGGGCGGCCACTGGCCGCTGCAATGGATAGGCGCCGGAATGACGCTCTATGGCGCGCTCTACTTTATTGCGCATGACGGCCTGGTCCACCAGCGCTGGCCGTTTCGTTATGTGCCGCGTCGGGGTTACCTGAAGCGGCTCTACATGGCGCACCGGCTGCACCACGCGGTGCGCGGGCGCGAAGGCTGTGTCTCGTTTGGTTTTCTCTATGCGCCGCCGGTCGCTAAGCTGCAGGCGGTGTTGCGTGAGCGTAACGGTCGTCCTGCGCGTGCGGACGCTGCCAGAGCGTCAACGGACGAGGCGTCGAAGTCGCGCCGCGAGAACTAA
- a CDS encoding methyl-accepting chemotaxis protein, protein MALVASFGEKVNNLSVGKKLTSSFMIVLVIMLLIAGAGIYGFSQVDENARKETLTVSIVTDLNEARINRTLFQLTGDEKYAELNAKALRQVEAQLSSLAEFDMDTEGRTRLVAMQTDLQTYLKARDKYVQVLRQHNKLAADLHEQWPSHFIDQASMLSEQTDISPQAAMLAARLATKAQQAQSAIDTLVARGDSDSLAKLNEQLSAIDATAALLSANTREAPLAWLPALADQTRMLHSSAALFVSAAAEQQTQSATLSAAAGELNQTVSEFHEFRKMRMAKSITHVETLMLSGTLAGVLFGLLIAAFITRNITRPLRETLDVANRIAQGDLTVTVSSARRDEPGLLMQSVGTMNDSLKSIITRVRHGVDNVSRASSEIAAGNIDLSSRTEEQSAAVVQTAASMEELTSTVKETAGNAQQASMLAAQASTNADRGGKVVNEVVETMRNIQASSGKIADIISVINGIAFQTNILALNAAVEAARAGEQGRGFAVVAGEVRTLASRSATAAKEIGALITEANQRVENGAQLVVSAGEAMEDIVGSVAQVRQIMDEIARACTEQSRGIAQIGQAMSEMDTTTQQNAALVEESSAAASSLEDQARELEQMVAVFNVGNGATHTPPPVAARPVVASPDPVLTAAPAPKKLAVAGAQGEWEHF, encoded by the coding sequence ATGGCTTTAGTGGCGTCGTTTGGCGAGAAAGTGAATAACCTCAGCGTCGGGAAAAAACTGACGTCGAGTTTTATGATTGTTTTAGTAATTATGTTGCTGATTGCAGGAGCCGGGATTTATGGCTTCAGCCAGGTAGATGAGAACGCCCGTAAGGAAACGCTCACTGTCAGCATCGTAACTGACCTGAATGAAGCGCGTATCAACCGCACGCTGTTTCAGCTCACCGGTGATGAAAAATATGCCGAGCTGAACGCAAAAGCGCTACGACAGGTAGAAGCACAACTGTCGTCGCTGGCGGAATTTGATATGGATACCGAAGGGCGCACCCGGCTTGTCGCCATGCAAACCGATCTTCAGACCTACCTGAAAGCACGCGACAAATACGTTCAGGTTCTGCGTCAGCACAACAAACTGGCGGCCGATCTGCATGAACAGTGGCCGTCGCATTTTATCGATCAGGCTTCTATGTTGAGCGAGCAGACTGATATCAGCCCGCAGGCGGCAATGCTTGCGGCACGTCTTGCTACGAAAGCGCAGCAGGCACAGAGCGCTATTGACACTCTGGTGGCCCGCGGCGATAGCGACTCGCTCGCAAAACTCAACGAGCAACTGAGCGCCATTGACGCGACCGCCGCGTTATTAAGCGCCAACACCCGCGAGGCACCACTCGCCTGGCTGCCTGCGCTTGCCGACCAGACCCGTATGCTGCACAGCAGCGCCGCGCTGTTTGTCTCTGCCGCCGCAGAGCAGCAGACGCAGTCTGCTACCCTCAGCGCTGCTGCGGGTGAGCTGAACCAGACGGTGAGCGAATTCCATGAATTTCGCAAAATGCGCATGGCAAAATCCATCACCCATGTGGAAACCCTGATGCTGAGCGGGACGCTGGCTGGCGTGCTGTTCGGGTTGCTTATCGCCGCGTTTATTACCCGCAATATTACGCGTCCGCTACGTGAGACGCTGGACGTGGCGAACCGCATCGCACAGGGCGACCTGACGGTTACGGTATCTTCAGCGCGTCGCGACGAGCCGGGCCTTTTAATGCAGTCCGTCGGCACCATGAATGACAGCCTGAAGAGCATCATTACCCGTGTGCGTCATGGCGTAGATAACGTCTCGCGGGCGTCGTCAGAGATTGCCGCCGGGAATATCGATCTCTCCTCGCGTACCGAAGAGCAATCCGCCGCGGTGGTACAGACTGCCGCCAGTATGGAAGAGCTCACCTCGACCGTAAAAGAAACCGCCGGTAACGCCCAGCAGGCGAGCATGCTGGCCGCTCAGGCTTCCACCAACGCCGATCGCGGCGGGAAAGTGGTTAACGAGGTGGTCGAGACGATGCGTAACATTCAGGCGAGCTCCGGGAAGATTGCAGACATTATCAGCGTCATCAACGGTATCGCCTTCCAGACCAATATCCTGGCGCTCAACGCCGCCGTGGAAGCCGCACGCGCCGGTGAACAGGGCCGCGGGTTCGCCGTGGTCGCTGGCGAAGTCCGCACCCTGGCAAGCCGCAGCGCTACGGCCGCCAAAGAGATAGGCGCGCTCATCACCGAAGCCAACCAGCGTGTGGAAAACGGCGCGCAGTTAGTGGTGAGCGCCGGCGAGGCGATGGAAGATATTGTCGGCTCGGTCGCGCAGGTGCGTCAGATCATGGATGAGATAGCCCGGGCCTGTACCGAGCAGAGCCGCGGCATCGCCCAGATTGGCCAGGCGATGTCTGAGATGGACACCACCACGCAGCAGAACGCCGCGCTGGTTGAGGAGTCATCTGCAGCCGCCTCGTCACTCGAAGATCAGGCGCGCGAACTTGAACAGATGGTCGCCGTGTTTAACGTCGGCAATGGCGCGACCCATACCCCACCGCCTGTCGCCGCCAGACCGGTGGTCGCAAGCCCAGACCCGGTACTTACCGCCGCACCTGCGCCGAAAAAACTCGCCGTCGCGGGCGCGCAGGGCGAATGGGAACATTTTTAA
- the cobT gene encoding nicotinate-nucleotide--dimethylbenzimidazole phosphoribosyltransferase: MNELSSLIAAIAPLDSARAEAAQRHLDGLVKPVGSLGRLETLAVQLAAMPGLGGRVEVKEKAIIVMCADHGVHDEGITISPQVVTALHAQNMLRQNTGVCVLAASAGAQVHVIDIGINGDPLPGMTVMKLARGCGNIARGPAMTREQAQHLLLESAQFTRTLAARGVRLFGVGELGMGNTTAAAAMISVMTGQDPQAVVGLGANLPQASLPHKIDVVRRALAINQPEANDGLDVLAKVGGFELVGMAGVMLGAAACGLPVVLDGFLSYASALAACRLAPALHDYLIASHFSAEKGAQIALQALGLEPFLHMEMRLGEGSGAALAMPVIDGACAIYQQMGQLAQSNIVLPVNK; encoded by the coding sequence ATGAATGAGCTATCTTCCCTGATTGCCGCGATAGCGCCTCTCGATAGCGCTCGCGCTGAAGCGGCGCAGCGTCATCTCGACGGACTGGTAAAACCCGTCGGCAGTCTTGGGCGTCTGGAGACGCTGGCGGTGCAGCTCGCTGCCATGCCGGGGCTTGGCGGGCGCGTAGAGGTAAAAGAGAAAGCCATCATCGTGATGTGCGCCGATCACGGCGTGCATGACGAGGGGATAACCATTTCTCCGCAAGTCGTCACGGCCCTGCATGCGCAAAATATGCTGCGGCAAAACACTGGCGTGTGCGTGCTGGCGGCGAGCGCGGGCGCGCAGGTGCATGTGATTGATATTGGCATTAACGGTGACCCGCTGCCGGGGATGACCGTCATGAAGCTTGCCCGCGGTTGCGGGAATATCGCGCGTGGCCCGGCAATGACACGTGAGCAGGCGCAGCACCTGCTGCTTGAGAGCGCGCAGTTTACCCGCACGCTTGCCGCGCGGGGCGTGCGGTTGTTTGGTGTGGGCGAACTCGGCATGGGTAACACGACGGCGGCGGCCGCGATGATTAGCGTCATGACAGGGCAGGATCCTCAGGCGGTTGTTGGCCTCGGCGCGAATCTCCCGCAGGCGTCGCTGCCGCATAAAATCGATGTGGTGCGCCGGGCGCTGGCAATCAACCAGCCTGAGGCGAATGATGGGCTGGATGTGCTTGCTAAAGTAGGCGGCTTTGAACTGGTCGGCATGGCGGGTGTGATGCTGGGCGCAGCCGCGTGCGGGCTGCCGGTCGTGCTGGACGGTTTTCTCTCTTACGCCTCGGCGCTCGCAGCCTGTCGGCTCGCGCCCGCGCTGCACGATTATCTTATCGCTTCGCACTTCTCCGCCGAAAAAGGCGCACAGATAGCGCTACAAGCGCTGGGGCTGGAGCCGTTTTTACATATGGAGATGCGGCTTGGTGAAGGCAGCGGCGCGGCACTGGCGATGCCGGTTATCGACGGGGCCTGCGCGATTTATCAGCAGATGGGGCAACTGGCGCAAAGCAATATCGTTCTGCCAGTGAATAAGTAG
- the cobS gene encoding adenosylcobinamide-GDP ribazoletransferase, with protein sequence MIRLFCATLAFMSRLPVPERWSRGLAVEHYVRGIITFPLVGLLLGVLAGLGLMALQPWCGTPLAAFAAVLLLALLTGGFHLDGLADTCDGVFSARTRERKLEIMRDSRLGTHGGLGLIFILLGKVLVINELAMRGHAMLPALGAACIAGRAAVVLLMYRQRYARDDGLGNLFIGKVTGRQSAVTLGLGALLCLLLIPAGGIRAYLLTLVGIFALGLALKRTLGGQTGDTLGAAIELGELFFLLALL encoded by the coding sequence ATGATACGTCTGTTTTGCGCGACGCTCGCGTTTATGAGCCGTCTGCCTGTGCCGGAACGCTGGTCGCGAGGGCTTGCGGTCGAACACTATGTGCGCGGCATTATTACGTTCCCGCTGGTGGGGCTCCTGCTTGGCGTGCTGGCGGGGCTCGGGTTGATGGCGCTGCAACCGTGGTGCGGCACGCCGCTTGCGGCCTTTGCCGCGGTGCTGTTGCTCGCCCTGCTCACCGGCGGTTTTCATCTCGACGGCCTCGCGGACACGTGCGACGGCGTGTTTTCCGCAAGAACACGCGAGCGCAAGCTGGAAATCATGCGTGACAGCCGGCTCGGCACGCACGGCGGTCTGGGGCTGATTTTCATCTTGCTCGGCAAAGTGCTGGTGATAAACGAACTGGCGATGCGCGGTCACGCGATGCTTCCGGCGCTGGGGGCTGCCTGCATTGCCGGGCGCGCGGCGGTGGTCTTATTGATGTATCGCCAGCGCTACGCCCGCGATGACGGGCTCGGCAACCTGTTTATCGGCAAAGTGACCGGCCGCCAGAGTGCGGTGACGCTTGGTCTTGGCGCGCTGCTCTGCCTGTTGCTAATCCCGGCAGGTGGCATCCGGGCCTATTTACTCACGCTTGTTGGCATATTCGCCCTGGGGCTGGCGCTTAAGCGCACTCTCGGCGGCCAGACCGGCGACACCCTTGGCGCCGCCATTGAGCTTGGCGAACTCTTTTTCCTGCTGGCGCTACTGTAG
- the cobU gene encoding bifunctional adenosylcobinamide kinase/adenosylcobinamide-phosphate guanylyltransferase, with translation MILITGGARCGKSRHAQQLAEQAGSHVLYIATSQVFDDEMAQRVAHHQASRPAHWRTLETWRDLAQAAETAPEPVVLIECVTTWITNILFSLAGDEPEACWDYAAMEAEIARHVTALIAACTRASAQVIIVTNEVGMGIVPENRLARHFRDIAGRVNQQLAQAADEVWLVVSGIGVKIK, from the coding sequence ATGATACTGATTACCGGCGGTGCGCGCTGCGGCAAAAGCCGTCACGCGCAGCAGCTTGCCGAGCAGGCCGGATCACACGTGCTTTATATTGCCACGTCGCAGGTGTTTGACGACGAAATGGCGCAGCGCGTGGCGCATCATCAGGCGTCCCGGCCGGCGCACTGGCGCACGCTGGAAACCTGGCGTGATCTGGCGCAGGCGGCAGAAACCGCGCCGGAGCCAGTGGTGTTAATTGAATGCGTCACCACCTGGATAACAAATATCCTTTTTTCGCTGGCAGGCGACGAGCCAGAAGCGTGCTGGGATTACGCCGCGATGGAGGCGGAGATTGCGCGCCACGTCACGGCGCTCATCGCGGCCTGTACGCGCGCGTCGGCGCAGGTGATCATTGTCACCAATGAAGTGGGGATGGGCATTGTGCCGGAAAACCGCCTGGCGCGGCATTTTCGCGATATCGCCGGGCGCGTCAACCAGCAGCTGGCGCAGGCCGCAGATGAGGTCTGGCTGGTCGTTTCAGGGATTGGAGTCAAAATAAAATGA
- a CDS encoding carbon starvation CstA family protein: MDKKTVMKHLPWALLGVIGAFCLAVVALRRGESVSALWIVVASVSVYLVAYRYYSFYIASRVMKLDPTRATPAVINNDGLNYVPTNRYVLFGHHFAAIAGAGPLVGPVLAAQMGYLPGTLWLLAGVVLAGAVQDFMVLFISSRRNGASLGEMIKEEMGPVPGTIALFGCFLIMIIILAVLALIVVKALAESPWGVFTVCSTVPIALFMGIYMRFLRPGRVGEVSVIGVVLLVASIWFGGVIAADPYWGPALTFKDTTITYALVGYAFVSALLPVWLILAPRDYLATFLKIGVIVGLAVGIVILNPELKMPAVTPYVDGTGPLWKGALFPFLFITIACGAVSGFHALIASGTTPKLLANETDARFIGYGAMLMESFVAVMALVAASIIEPGLYFAMNTPPAGLGITMPNLHELGTGNAPLILAQLKDVSTHAAATVSAWGFVITPEQIMQTAKDIGEPSVLNRAGGAPTLAVGIAHVFHKIMPAADMGFWYHFGILFEALFILTALDAGTRSGRFMFQDLVGNFVPFLKKTDSLVAGIVGTAGCVGLWGYLLYQGVVDPLGGVKSLWPLFGISNQMLAAVALVLATVVLVKMKRARYVWVTVVPAVWLLICTTWALGMKLFSDNPQMEGFFYMANEYKARIAAGGAELTEQQIANMHHIVINNYTNAGLSILFLVVVYSIIFYGVRTAMKARRSTQPIAKETPYVPVPEGGVKTSSHH; encoded by the coding sequence ATGGACAAAAAAACAGTAATGAAACATCTGCCCTGGGCGCTTCTTGGCGTTATCGGGGCCTTTTGTCTTGCCGTGGTGGCGCTACGCCGCGGCGAGAGCGTCAGCGCCTTGTGGATTGTGGTGGCGTCCGTCTCCGTCTACCTGGTGGCTTACCGCTACTACAGCTTTTACATCGCCAGCCGCGTGATGAAACTCGACCCAACGCGCGCGACGCCCGCCGTTATCAATAACGACGGCCTGAACTATGTGCCGACCAACCGCTATGTCCTGTTCGGCCACCATTTTGCGGCCATCGCAGGCGCAGGCCCGCTGGTCGGCCCGGTACTGGCGGCGCAGATGGGTTATCTGCCCGGCACGCTGTGGCTGCTCGCAGGCGTTGTGCTGGCGGGGGCAGTGCAGGATTTCATGGTGCTGTTTATCTCCTCGCGCCGTAACGGGGCCTCGCTCGGCGAGATGATCAAAGAGGAGATGGGGCCGGTACCGGGCACCATCGCGCTGTTCGGCTGCTTCTTAATCATGATTATCATCCTCGCGGTACTGGCGCTGATTGTCGTAAAAGCGCTGGCGGAAAGCCCGTGGGGCGTCTTTACCGTTTGCTCGACGGTGCCGATCGCGCTGTTTATGGGCATTTATATGCGCTTTTTGCGCCCGGGCCGCGTGGGCGAAGTCTCGGTGATAGGCGTGGTGCTGCTGGTGGCCTCCATCTGGTTTGGCGGCGTCATTGCCGCCGACCCGTACTGGGGCCCGGCACTGACGTTCAAAGACACCACGATCACCTACGCGCTGGTGGGCTATGCGTTTGTGTCAGCGCTCCTGCCGGTGTGGCTTATCCTCGCACCGCGTGACTATCTGGCAACCTTCCTGAAAATCGGTGTGATTGTCGGTCTGGCGGTAGGCATCGTCATTCTGAACCCGGAACTGAAGATGCCTGCGGTAACGCCGTATGTGGATGGCACCGGGCCGCTGTGGAAAGGCGCGCTGTTCCCGTTCCTGTTTATTACCATCGCCTGCGGCGCGGTCTCCGGCTTCCATGCGCTGATTGCCTCCGGCACTACGCCGAAGCTGCTGGCCAATGAAACCGATGCGCGTTTTATCGGTTACGGGGCGATGTTGATGGAGTCCTTCGTTGCCGTGATGGCGCTGGTGGCGGCATCTATCATCGAGCCTGGTCTCTATTTCGCAATGAACACGCCGCCCGCCGGGCTTGGCATTACGATGCCGAACCTGCATGAACTGGGCACCGGCAACGCGCCGCTGATTCTGGCGCAGCTTAAAGACGTCTCGACCCATGCGGCAGCGACAGTGAGCGCCTGGGGCTTTGTGATTACGCCTGAGCAGATCATGCAGACCGCCAAAGACATCGGCGAGCCTTCCGTGCTCAACCGCGCAGGCGGCGCGCCGACGCTTGCGGTCGGTATCGCGCACGTATTCCATAAAATCATGCCTGCGGCGGATATGGGCTTCTGGTATCACTTCGGCATTCTGTTCGAGGCGCTGTTTATTCTGACGGCGTTGGACGCAGGCACCCGTTCAGGCCGCTTTATGTTCCAGGATCTGGTGGGCAATTTTGTGCCGTTCCTGAAGAAGACCGATTCGCTGGTGGCAGGCATTGTCGGTACGGCAGGCTGCGTTGGCCTGTGGGGATATTTGCTCTATCAGGGTGTAGTGGATCCCCTCGGCGGCGTGAAGAGCCTGTGGCCGCTCTTTGGTATCTCTAACCAGATGCTGGCGGCGGTGGCACTGGTGCTCGCGACCGTGGTACTCGTGAAGATGAAGCGCGCCCGTTACGTCTGGGTGACGGTAGTGCCTGCGGTGTGGCTGCTTATCTGCACCACCTGGGCGCTCGGGATGAAGCTCTTTAGCGATAACCCGCAAATGGAAGGCTTTTTCTACATGGCGAACGAGTATAAAGCGCGTATCGCCGCGGGCGGCGCTGAGCTGACCGAACAGCAGATCGCCAATATGCACCATATTGTGATTAACAATTACACCAACGCGGGTCTGAGCATTCTGTTTCTGGTGGTGGTGTATAGCATCATTTTCTATGGTGTTCGTACCGCGATGAAAGCGCGTCGCTCGACGCAGCCGATTGCTAAAGAGACACCTTATGTCCCGGTGCCAGAAGGCGGCGTAAAAACCTCTTCGCACCATTAA